One genomic window of Halolamina sediminis includes the following:
- a CDS encoding ABC transporter ATP-binding protein, whose amino-acid sequence MSKRDTHDGDSTAGPNDDTTVDADGEEAPPGIEASDLSLAYEPGEPVVELDRLTVPAGEVTALVGPNGSGKSTLLKSMNAELSPENGTVYFDGRDVEQYETTEFARKLGLLSQQNDAPASTTVRELAAHGRYPHRGFFESLSEEDHEAIDRALERVGVSHLADRAVGGLSGGQQQLAWLAMTFAQETDALLLDEPTTFLDLHHQLRVLRAARELNEERGVTVCVVLHDIGQAARFADNLIALRDGEPYEWGPPDEVVTPDLLADVFGVEAEVGFGPEGPTIVPRKPVDEE is encoded by the coding sequence GTGAGCAAACGGGACACCCACGACGGCGACAGCACTGCCGGACCAAACGACGACACGACGGTCGACGCCGACGGCGAGGAGGCGCCGCCCGGGATCGAGGCGAGCGACCTCAGCCTCGCCTACGAGCCGGGCGAGCCGGTCGTCGAACTCGACCGGCTGACCGTGCCCGCCGGCGAAGTGACCGCGCTGGTCGGCCCGAACGGCAGCGGGAAGTCGACGCTGCTGAAGTCGATGAACGCCGAGCTCTCGCCGGAGAACGGGACGGTGTACTTCGACGGCCGGGACGTCGAACAGTACGAGACGACCGAGTTCGCCCGGAAGCTGGGGCTGCTCTCCCAGCAGAACGACGCCCCGGCGTCGACGACGGTGCGGGAGCTCGCCGCCCACGGGCGCTACCCCCATCGCGGCTTCTTCGAGTCGCTGAGCGAGGAAGACCACGAGGCGATCGACCGCGCACTCGAACGCGTCGGCGTCTCCCACCTCGCCGATCGGGCGGTCGGCGGGCTCTCCGGCGGGCAGCAACAGCTCGCGTGGCTCGCGATGACGTTCGCACAGGAGACCGACGCGCTGCTGCTGGACGAGCCGACGACGTTTCTCGACCTGCACCACCAGCTCCGCGTGCTGCGGGCCGCCCGCGAACTCAACGAGGAGCGCGGCGTCACGGTCTGTGTCGTCCTCCACGACATCGGGCAGGCCGCCCGCTTCGCGGACAACCTCATCGCGCTCCGTGACGGCGAGCCCTACGAGTGGGGGCCGCCCGATGAGGTGGTGACGCCGGATCTGCTGGCGGACGTGTTCGGCGTCGAGGCCGAGGTCGGGTTCGGCCCGGAGGGGCCGACGATCGTCCCTCGCAAGCCCGTCGACGAGGAGTGA
- a CDS encoding FecCD family ABC transporter permease → MASETGEIVPELRAAVSWIDSRVAALILGSCLIVGFGGLVQVSFGTYTMSILDAWRAVFDPAVWTNPQYPLRLLLGDGLGTRVAELLGFSTAEVELGRETLIVWGIRLPRVLVAMMVGTNLAISGAVFQAVTRNELASPFILGVSAGAGLAILLTLVVFAGLAPFLPLIAAGGGAVAFGLVYAIAWKGGTNPVRLVLAGVIVSTVFNSLQTGLFFFTDDLGVVQSAISWTTGSLTGVDWEQVRIALPWTIATVPITLAGARQLNVLLLGERTARSLGMSVERVRFLLSGVAVLAAGTAIAVAGIVSFVGLIVPHMVRQLVGSDYKRVVLGSAFAGPALVVVADVGARLAIPGTQLPVGILTGLVGGPYFLYLMRRTEVGQL, encoded by the coding sequence GTGGCGAGTGAGACGGGCGAGATCGTCCCCGAGCTCCGCGCCGCGGTCTCGTGGATCGACTCCCGGGTGGCGGCGCTGATCCTCGGGAGCTGTCTGATCGTCGGCTTCGGCGGGCTGGTGCAGGTGAGCTTCGGGACGTACACGATGTCGATACTCGACGCGTGGCGCGCCGTGTTCGACCCGGCCGTCTGGACCAACCCTCAGTACCCGCTCCGCCTGCTGCTCGGCGACGGGCTGGGGACGCGCGTCGCGGAGCTACTTGGCTTCTCGACCGCAGAGGTCGAGCTCGGCCGCGAGACGCTGATCGTCTGGGGGATCCGTCTGCCGCGGGTGCTCGTCGCGATGATGGTCGGGACGAACCTCGCGATCTCGGGCGCGGTGTTTCAGGCGGTGACGCGCAACGAGCTCGCTTCCCCGTTCATCCTCGGTGTCTCCGCGGGCGCGGGGCTGGCGATCCTGCTCACGCTCGTCGTGTTCGCCGGGCTGGCGCCGTTTCTCCCGCTGATCGCCGCCGGCGGCGGCGCCGTCGCGTTCGGTCTCGTCTACGCGATCGCGTGGAAGGGCGGTACCAACCCCGTCCGGCTGGTGCTCGCGGGCGTGATCGTCTCGACGGTGTTCAACTCACTCCAGACGGGACTGTTCTTCTTCACCGACGATCTGGGCGTCGTCCAGTCGGCGATCTCGTGGACGACCGGCTCGCTGACCGGGGTCGACTGGGAGCAGGTCCGGATCGCGCTGCCGTGGACGATCGCGACCGTACCGATCACGCTCGCGGGCGCCCGCCAGCTCAACGTCCTGCTGCTGGGCGAGCGCACCGCGCGCTCGCTGGGGATGTCCGTCGAGCGCGTGCGATTCTTACTCTCCGGCGTGGCGGTGCTCGCGGCCGGCACCGCGATCGCGGTCGCGGGGATCGTCAGCTTCGTCGGACTGATCGTCCCGCACATGGTGCGCCAGCTCGTCGGCTCGGACTACAAGCGCGTGGTGCTCGGCAGCGCCTTCGCCGGCCCGGCGCTGGTCGTCGTCGCCGACGTCGGCGCGCGGCTGGCGATCCCCGGCACCCAGCTCCCGGTCGGGATCCTCACCGGGCTGGTCGGCGGCCCGTACTTCCTCTACCTGATGCGCCGCACGGAGGTCGGTCAACTGTGA
- a CDS encoding YbaK/EbsC family protein: MHARVTEFTEVAKERYGLSIEPVEFPEAGTPTAEDAADAVGCEVGQIVKSLVFSVDNDPVLCLTSGAEHVDESAIAEWAGVAASEVSMASPDLVREATGWAIGGVPPICHERELPTLFDPALLEYGTVWAAAGTPTSVWEIEPERLRETADGEAVTFTE; this comes from the coding sequence ATGCACGCACGCGTCACGGAGTTCACCGAGGTGGCGAAGGAGCGCTACGGGCTGTCGATCGAGCCGGTCGAGTTCCCCGAGGCGGGGACGCCGACCGCCGAGGACGCCGCCGACGCGGTCGGCTGCGAGGTCGGACAGATCGTGAAGAGCCTCGTGTTCTCCGTGGACAACGATCCCGTTCTCTGCCTGACCTCTGGTGCGGAACACGTCGACGAGAGCGCCATCGCCGAGTGGGCGGGCGTCGCCGCGAGCGAGGTCTCGATGGCGTCGCCCGACCTCGTCCGGGAGGCGACGGGGTGGGCGATCGGCGGCGTTCCGCCGATCTGTCACGAGCGGGAGCTGCCGACGCTGTTCGACCCCGCGCTGCTCGAGTACGGGACGGTCTGGGCCGCCGCCGGCACGCCGACGTCGGTGTGGGAGATCGAGCCCGAACGCCTCCGCGAAACGGCCGACGGCGAGGCCGTCACCTTCACCGAGTGA
- a CDS encoding DUF7522 family protein has product MVRSADNATDQRLSALEHACRGVVGDRLRSVSVDGPEYSGTLYRRSDLAPGTDGPVHEAMAEGASCEVLTDGGRSSPPSADPDGGQTVCEFDRGYVARMQIGETSVVATTDGLKMDRESELSAAVRGVFE; this is encoded by the coding sequence ATGGTTCGATCGGCGGACAACGCGACCGACCAGCGGCTGAGCGCTCTCGAACACGCCTGCCGGGGCGTCGTCGGCGACCGGCTCCGCAGCGTCAGCGTCGACGGCCCGGAGTACAGCGGGACGCTCTACCGCCGCAGCGATCTCGCGCCGGGCACCGACGGGCCGGTCCACGAGGCGATGGCGGAGGGAGCCTCGTGTGAGGTGCTCACCGACGGTGGTCGATCGTCACCGCCGTCCGCCGATCCCGATGGTGGGCAAACGGTGTGTGAGTTCGACCGTGGCTACGTCGCCCGTATGCAGATCGGCGAAACCAGCGTCGTCGCGACGACGGACGGGCTGAAGATGGACCGTGAGTCGGAGCTCTCGGCGGCGGTGCGTGGCGTCTTCGAGTAA